The Gemmatimonadota bacterium genomic sequence TATCTGTGGTTCCAAAAGGTTTTGTCATGAAAATTACGGGGTTTGAGACGATTCCCATTCGGGGTCGGGCGATGATTTTGAAGATGTTTACGGATGAGGGATTGGTGGGGTATGGCGAGCCGATGAATTACGAGCATTGGCGCGTGGTGGCGCAGGCTGTAGAGGATATGGCCGAGTACCTGGTGGGCAAAGATCCGCTGAATATTGAGGATCACTGGCAGGCGATGTATCGCTCGAGTTATAGCCGGAGTATGCCGGTGCTGGTCGGTGCGCTGAGTGGGATTGAGATGGCGATGTGGGATGTGTTTGGCAAGATGGTTGGGTTGCCTGTCTGGAAACTTTTGGGTGGGAAAGTTCGCGATCGCATTCGCGTGTACACAGGGACGGGCGGGACGACGCCAGAAGAATGCGCGGAGAATGCGAGCCAGAAGGTGGCAGAGGGCTTTCGCGCTGTGAAGATGGGGGCTTCGCCGAGTCCTGTGAGATTTGTCGATACGCCAGAGAAAATAGATTTTATGGTTTCGCGCGTTGCTGCGGTGCGCGAAGCTGTGGGCTATTCGGTCGATATTGCGGTAGATTTGCATCGGCGATTGAGTCCGACGATGGCTGCGATTCTGGTGAAGGAGTTGGAGCCGCTGCGTCCTCTGTTTGCGGAGGAGCCGTGTCATCCGGAAAATAACGAGGCGTTATTGGCGTTGTCCCGGGGTACGACCGTGCCTATTGCCACGGGCGAACGACATTTGACGCGATGGGGATTTCGCGAACTTATCGAGCGAGAGATGTGCGCGATTTTGCAACCGGATATTCGCCATTGTGGGGGTATGTTGGAATTGAAAAAGATCGCGGGGATGGCAGAGATTCACAATATGGCGATTGCACCGCATAACGCGGCAGGGCCTGTGGGGGTAGCAGCGTCGGTGCATGTGATGGCAACGATTCCAAATTTGTTGATTTGCGAGGGCGGCCATAACCGTGGAGAAGGTTTGTTTAAGACGCCTCTAATTTTTCGAGATGGTTTTATTGAATTGCCAACCGAGCCGGGTTTGGGTGTGGATATGGACGATGATGCGCTCGAGGCTTTGCGCGATGAATCTTATCGCCTGCGCGGGATGTTCTGGCATGAAGATGACAGTTCTTTTGCGGATTATTGAGAAAATGCTGGTCGTTGTGATTCTATTGCTGTTTGCAAGCGGTTATGCGGAGGCGATAGAGAGGGATGTGTTGACAGTTCGACGAGAATACAACGATGTGTCCGCTGCCGTAGATAGTCTCGTGCGGATGATGCAGAAGGCAGATGCCGAGGTGCTGAAGAAACTCCCCGAGGCGCGTCCCGAGCGGGTATTGCCCGAGGGGATGACGGCTGTGATGATTTTTTGGGCGGATGACGAAGCGCGGGTTTGGCTCAATGATTTTCCCGTGGGTGAGACCCGGTTGACACCTGTGGAAGTGACTGTTCCGGATTTGTATTTTCAAGGGCAGAATCGCCTGCGCGTGCGGTGCTGGGATACGGATAGGGTAGAGAGTGGTTTTTTGGGGGGGTTATACCTGAAAGATGGTGCTGGAAGGTTGTACCCTATTGTGGTTTCCAATGGGACATGGGAGACTTCAGGAGGACGGGCAACGGAAATTATTTATGCCCATCCGATGCCAGATATTCCCGGTGCGCAACCAATTTGGGGCATGCGCATGTTTGGATTTGTAGATATGGCTATCACTTTTGACCGCGGTGCGATTGATCGCGCGCTTGCAAAAACCGCATCCACAAGACCAATGGCTGCGCGGCAACAGGCGATGGATTATCACACCTTTGCCCAACAACTCGCTATTTTGCAGGCTCGACGAGAAAAATTAAGAGCAGATTTAGCGCGTGAGGGCGGCCTGAGTGTGCCGCGTTACAATCGGGAACACGCCCGTTCTCCATCGCTGACACTGGGAAAAGCCGCGCCTTTGACAGAAAAGGTGTCGGTGCCGGTGGCAGAAAATGTTCGGTCCTGGTCGGAGAAATTACCGGCGGTGCAGCAGCAGTTGATTTATCCAGACCGCCGCGCGTTAAAAGGAGAAGGTGCTGTAACTGCGACTACGGGTGATGCTGTTCCCACCGCGAGTGACCGCGGTAGTCGCGAGCAGGCGTATCGCCCGCCTGAAGAACGCGGTGGGATGAAGAGTGAAACAAAAGATGAGGGCGTCAATGCCCAGGTGCAGCCGCAGGGGATGAGACGCGGTGGTGGGGGTGGGCAGTCGAGTCAGGCTACGCGGTTGGGATTGTTGTTGCCCACACTGATAGTGGGAATTTATGTGTTGTATGTGGCCATACGCTGGCAAT encodes the following:
- the dgoD gene encoding galactonate dehydratase gives rise to the protein MKITGFETIPIRGRAMILKMFTDEGLVGYGEPMNYEHWRVVAQAVEDMAEYLVGKDPLNIEDHWQAMYRSSYSRSMPVLVGALSGIEMAMWDVFGKMVGLPVWKLLGGKVRDRIRVYTGTGGTTPEECAENASQKVAEGFRAVKMGASPSPVRFVDTPEKIDFMVSRVAAVREAVGYSVDIAVDLHRRLSPTMAAILVKELEPLRPLFAEEPCHPENNEALLALSRGTTVPIATGERHLTRWGFRELIEREMCAILQPDIRHCGGMLELKKIAGMAEIHNMAIAPHNAAGPVGVAASVHVMATIPNLLICEGGHNRGEGLFKTPLIFRDGFIELPTEPGLGVDMDDDALEALRDESYRLRGMFWHEDDSSFADY